The DNA window TataataaacatatatataaaaaaattttaaaattgataTAGTAGTTGAATAATGAGTATacattaattttataattttttgacattttattttgaattcttcAAGCTTTTACAAATTCActactaataaaaaaaaatcatactaATGCACGAGATATAATAATAGTTAAGTTGTTATTGTGGTATGATTTTTTTCATTACTTTGAGATATTAACTTGTTAGTTTGAGTTGAGTTATTCTTATCtcccaaatatacatatatttcgtgtgattttctaaaattttcatttatataATCATGCTCGTTAACCTTCATTAGAAATCATAAAATTGAACTTCTACATTACCCAAGTGCTTGCATCTTCAAAACCAATCTCTACATGCATCACCAAATTTGAGCACCTTACATTGCAAAATTACTTCCACAAAAGATGAACTATGTTGATAAAATTGATTTATTTGGCTTCTAAATTACATACAATGAGAGTTTGTATTTGAAAGTTTTATATCTTATTAATGAATTATTCTGGTCACCAATGTATATGTCTTTCTTTATGTTTCTTACATTCTTATGTTCGGATTACACGATATAGAACTGCTATTTAGATCAGATTTTCTTTTTATGCATGCGACAGTTACTcatgattttctcaaaaaagtCCAAAACAAAGATAAAAGGATATATTCcatgtttggagtttggacATGAGATCAAGCAAAGGATACTGTTCAACTGCTAATAAAGAATATTAAGTACAGAAGAATGGGAAACCAAGGGGGTTTGGAACGAACATGGGAGTGGGTGGTGGACCAAAGACAACCTGAAAAAgtgagaaaaacaaaagcagcAGTATGTTATCATGATACATCATTTCTTTTTGGTTCTTACAGGGCCATTTCTTTATGCTTTAACACTTTTCAACCTTATTTGACTGCATCATGAAAGTTACTAAAGAGACAATCAGCAAATGAGCACTTGAGTTACCACATGCTCCACCTACTGGAATTTAAAAGAAAGCCTTGTGATTGGTAAagaaaattttatgttttgttATTATGCTGGTGCGAAAAAAGGACGATGTAAAAGTAAAAGGACAAGCATTATTTTGGTTTGTGTAATCTTCTAATTAAGGACTGAAGAAAATAGAGAACATATAAAATTCtatgttctttttcttttacgaGTCATTTTCTTATTTGTCTGAAACTTGTTAATTTATAACATCTTATaacttgaaaaactctattcacaataaaaaaaaaagtaatgaaagataaaaagcaaagaagagaaagaagaaagaaagaaaataaggagGAGAAAATCCAAAAGCACAAGATGCCTTGTTTGGAggggattttttttcttttgtttggtcTCAGAAGGAATAAAGAGGCAAAATGATGACAGGGACTATTCAAAGAGGCATGCTATTACTTTTCGAATCCGAGAAGGGCATATAAGTATGTaagtatatacatatatttgtatatactgtatatgtatatatggtGGACAAAGTCAAGATATTGTAGTTGACACCTTAAGAAATTTATTATAGTTTATTGCTTTATTATATCTCAAAATTCTTGtaagtttgatttttttgttCATATAGCTGTAAAATTACCTTTTGCAATATTAAAGGGTAACCTTATAGATAATGATTGTTGTGGagagaataaaaaaagaagaggcCATTTCGGCAGGCTTCCATTATCTGTTCTACAATTAGCACAATGGAGAGTAATTAAAGAATTTTGAAGTAGTTAGTTGAGACTGTGATAATATTTATCTACGGTAATATAACCATGCTGGCTAAAGATGCTTAAGAAACACATTCACTAGGAAGCCAAAGCAAAGCTGTCTACTTAATTATCTATTTAAATGGCACTAGACCACATAAACAATTGCTATCTCAGCAtgaaaattttacaaaattgaTAATTTCTTGCGGAAGATGCagattttttacttttaaattaGTTATAAGGCACATTTCATTTTAAGTGCCCTCTTTGGTCCTAATCAACAAGCAAAGAAACTTCAAATATTCTATCCGACTTTTGTGATTCAATCTCAAAAGCTCTATAATTTTGCCTAATTTTAGCCTTAtcatgatttttaaaaaaaattgggattCTGTTAAATGCATTTGCGATGGCATCAGCTTATGTTCTATAACAACCAATCGGGAAGATTTTCTATAgagccaaaaaaattaaataaattattgaTTGTGTTATTATTTGACTGGGATGTAATTAAAAACCCTTTAAATTAATAATTCCCTTCCTATATAGAATGAAGTACTTTATCAAGTAGCcaaaaagcaaaagcagaaaaagtGCACCGGATTATACACACATTTTCATATTATCATTCATAGGCAATTTATACTTGTATAATTGGTAATAAAGTGGATGATATGAATTAACTAACCATTAGAGTTTGCTTTGGTGGTGTGGTAATAACGGCTCATTTCCTCCAGCGCAGCCACAGGCCTCATCATCAGCTGTTCAGCATTTCTTTTCAAGCATGTTTTAGCCAGATTATGATCCTCCTTCATTACTGGTGGTGGTGGTTTGAGACGTTTCTTCTGATCTGATTGTACAGCTACGATAATCTTCTTAAGACTCTCCAAATCTTCATTGCATTTCTCCAGCGCCCGCAAaagctttcttctcttttcttcagTAGTGCTACTGGATGACTTTTCCTGTTCCACTTTAACGTTCCTGTTGACCTCAGATGGCTCCTCCAACCCCATCAGTCGAGCCACCAATAGGGATTTTGCAGTGGTGCTTTTCTCTGATGTGGTTAAGGCATTTGATTGTCGAATCTCCGGTGGAAGCATAGGACTTCTTGGTGTAATATCGCATGATGATGATAATCtcttgttttccaaattttggCCATTTGTGTTTGAAATATTCTTGTTATCTTCTTTGAGTGCAGATGAAGAATCTTGCTGCTGCTGTTTCATCTCCTGTTCTACCATGGCTTTAGCTTCCTTTGAAGTCGATTTTACATGCTTTCTACCTGAATAGAAAAAAACAAAatggaaaacagaaaaagaaaatgctTATAAGAAATTATGCTGTTGAATGCAGAAGAGAATAAAATGAATATTAACGTTCTAACCAGAAGTAAGGCGTTTGTTTCTATTTTGATATCTGGATAAGAGCTTGAAGAAGCCGGCCATGCAACCAATTTGTTTTGCATGGCGATTTTCTGGTGGTGGGGTTTGGCGGTGAGAAGATGAAAGCAGACTGTCTTGTCTCTGCAGCATTGTTCATTAACTGTGTcggtacaataagtttggaagaATTTTCTGGGAAGGGCCAAAGgtaaagagagagaagaaagaaataaactTGGGCTTGTAGCTAGAAACTAGAAACTCTGACAAATGATTAAAGGACTCATAGGTCGTTTGTTatgatttttcctttcttcggACTGGTCCTACTTTGCACCCTAAATTTCTATTCTTAACACATTACACCCTAAACTTTCAAATCCGGTCTCATGTTAATCTAATTCTTAATCAAGAAAATTAATAGGTTCAAAAACGATTAGTCAACAAGTCAAATTAACATTGCATCTGAAATAATTAACCAGTCTAAACCCGTTCCTTGAATGGGACTGCACATAATTTGTTTAAAAgtttttgtaaatttgaaaatcattttGTGCAATATAAAAATTGGAGTAAACATTTTGTTTTTGAGGAGGCaaaagaatttggtttgaagatgtca is part of the Coffea eugenioides isolate CCC68of chromosome 6, Ceug_1.0, whole genome shotgun sequence genome and encodes:
- the LOC113775745 gene encoding uncharacterized protein LOC113775745 isoform X2, whose protein sequence is MLQRQDSLLSSSHRQTPPPENRHAKQIGCMAGFFKLLSRYQNRNKRLTSGRKHVKSTSKEAKAMVEQEMKQQQQDSSSALKEDNKNISNTNGQNLENKRLSSSCDITPRSPMLPPEIRQSNALTTSEKSTTAKSLLVARLMGLEEPSEVNRNVKVEQEKSSSSTTEEKRRKLLRALEKCNEDLESLKKIIVAVQSDQKKRLKPPPPVMKEDHNLAKTCLKRNAEQLMMRPVAALEEMSRYYHTTKANSNVPSSLRMKEEMLLCKSCAADNCCS
- the LOC113775745 gene encoding uncharacterized protein LOC113775745 isoform X1 gives rise to the protein MLQRQDSLLSSSHRQTPPPENRHAKQIGCMAGFFKLLSRYQNRNKRLTSGRKHVKSTSKEAKAMVEQEMKQQQQDSSSALKEDNKNISNTNGQNLENKRLSSSCDITPRSPMLPPEIRQSNALTTSEKSTTAKSLLVARLMGLEEPSEVNRNVKVEQEKSSSSTTEEKRRKLLRALEKCNEDLESLKKIIVAVQSDQKKRLKPPPPVMKEDHNLAKTCLKRNAEQLMMRPVAALEEMSRYYHTTKANSNGIIAHQSKRISVKKPREEDNICYFTKVNTATVKEKHRITTPRFWSSKAMIQSVDEVCNHISWGEKRELGNIGMVLQNYICKDLIEEVLYDLGFCKMHELPLEACKRRLSF